The proteins below are encoded in one region of Salvelinus fontinalis isolate EN_2023a chromosome 10, ASM2944872v1, whole genome shotgun sequence:
- the LOC129863646 gene encoding LIM/homeobox protein Lhx2-like isoform X2, with protein MHGRDLRLMEVLACRSEGDACKCSSPASTMLFHGLLGGEMQGVIYEMGRRAKGDSTAISSAIDMGETETGMRSINSGRVALCAGCGGKISDRYYLLAVDKQWHMRCLKCCECKLNLESELTCFSKDGSIYCKEDYYRRFSVQRCARCHLGISASEMVMRARDLVYHLSCFTCTSCNKMLTTGDHFGMRDSLVYCRLHFETLIQGEYQEHFNHAGDVDSGKGLCAGIAGNSPGLPYYNGVRTVQKGRPRKRKSPGPGADIVAYNAALNCNEDGDHLDRDSHYSSSAKSKRMRTSFKHHQLRTMKSYFAINHNPDAKDLKQLSQKTGLSKRVLQVWFQNARAKFRRNILRQESTGLDKLLDGSTLSGGSPSGPPSELSNSSMSPSSTHTTLTDLTSPSMTSANPVLTAVPGGMDPHDSMRISPSQNTLTSLF; from the exons ATGCATGGGCGAGATTTGCGTCTCATGGAAGTTTTGGCTTGCAGATCTGAGGGAGACGCTTGCAAGTGTAGCTCTCCAGCCTCCACGATGCTCTTCCACGGGCTGCTCGGAGGCGAGATGCAGGGGGTTATCTACGAGATGGGCCGGAGGGCGAAGGGCGATTCTACCGCCATCAGTTCGGCTATAGACATGGGAGAAACGGAGACG GGTATGAGGTCCATCAACAGCGGCCGTGTGGCCTTATGCGCGGGCTGCGGGGGGAAGATATCTGACCGCTACTACTTGCTTGCGGTTGACAAACAGTGGCACATGCGCTGTCTCAAGTGCTGCGAGTGCAAACTCAACCTCGAGTCCGAGCTTACCTGTTTCAGTAAAGACGGCAGCATCTATTGCAAAGAAGATTACTACAG GAGGTTTTCCGTCCAGAGGTGCGCCCGTTGCCATCTCGGGATCTCGGCGTCGGAGATGGTCATGCGGGCGAGGGACTTGGTCTATCACTTGAGCTGTTTCACCTGTACAAGCTGCAACAAAATGCTCACGACCGGAGACCACTTCGGAATGCGGGACAGTCTTGTGTACTGCCGGCTCCACTTTGAGACACTCATACAAGGGGAATATCAAGAGCATTTCAATCACGCGGGGGATGTAGACTCGGGCAAAGGACTTTGCGCGGGCATCGCGGGAAACTCCCCGGGGCTGCCCTACTACAACGGCGTCCGGACGGTGCAGAAAGGAAGGCCGAGGAAAAGGAAAAGTCCCGGGCCTGGAGCAGATATCGTGGCTTACAACGCAG CATTAAATTGCAATGAGGATGGGGACCACCTGGACCGGGACTCCCACTACTCCTCCAGCGCCAAGTCCAAGCGCATGCGGACCTCCTTCAAACACCACCAACTGAGGACCATGAAGTCCTACTTTGCCATCAACCACAATCCAGACGCCAAGGACCTGAAACAGCTGTCCCAGAAGACGGGTCTCTCCAAACGCGTGCTGCAG GTTTGGTTCCAAAACGCCCGGGCCAAGTTTCGACGGAACATTCTACGTCAGGAGAGCACAGGGCTGGACAAGCTGTTGGATGGGTCCACTCTATCAGGGGGGTCGCCTTCAGGCCCCCCCTCCGAGCTGTCCAACTCCTCAATGAGCCCTTCCAGTACCCATACCACCCTCACGGACCTGACCAGCCCCTCTATGACATCGGCTAACCCTGTACTGACCGCCGTGCCGGGGGGCATGGACCCCCATGACTCCATGAGAATAAGCCCTTCCCAGAACACCCTTACCAGCCTTTTCTGA
- the LOC129863646 gene encoding LIM/homeobox protein Lhx2-like isoform X1: MHGRDLRLMEVLACRSEGDACKCSSPASTMLFHGLLGGEMQGVIYEMGRRAKGDSTAISSAIDMGETETGMRSINSGRVALCAGCGGKISDRYYLLAVDKQWHMRCLKCCECKLNLESELTCFSKDGSIYCKEDYYSRRFSVQRCARCHLGISASEMVMRARDLVYHLSCFTCTSCNKMLTTGDHFGMRDSLVYCRLHFETLIQGEYQEHFNHAGDVDSGKGLCAGIAGNSPGLPYYNGVRTVQKGRPRKRKSPGPGADIVAYNAALNCNEDGDHLDRDSHYSSSAKSKRMRTSFKHHQLRTMKSYFAINHNPDAKDLKQLSQKTGLSKRVLQVWFQNARAKFRRNILRQESTGLDKLLDGSTLSGGSPSGPPSELSNSSMSPSSTHTTLTDLTSPSMTSANPVLTAVPGGMDPHDSMRISPSQNTLTSLF; encoded by the exons ATGCATGGGCGAGATTTGCGTCTCATGGAAGTTTTGGCTTGCAGATCTGAGGGAGACGCTTGCAAGTGTAGCTCTCCAGCCTCCACGATGCTCTTCCACGGGCTGCTCGGAGGCGAGATGCAGGGGGTTATCTACGAGATGGGCCGGAGGGCGAAGGGCGATTCTACCGCCATCAGTTCGGCTATAGACATGGGAGAAACGGAGACG GGTATGAGGTCCATCAACAGCGGCCGTGTGGCCTTATGCGCGGGCTGCGGGGGGAAGATATCTGACCGCTACTACTTGCTTGCGGTTGACAAACAGTGGCACATGCGCTGTCTCAAGTGCTGCGAGTGCAAACTCAACCTCGAGTCCGAGCTTACCTGTTTCAGTAAAGACGGCAGCATCTATTGCAAAGAAGATTACTACAG CAGGAGGTTTTCCGTCCAGAGGTGCGCCCGTTGCCATCTCGGGATCTCGGCGTCGGAGATGGTCATGCGGGCGAGGGACTTGGTCTATCACTTGAGCTGTTTCACCTGTACAAGCTGCAACAAAATGCTCACGACCGGAGACCACTTCGGAATGCGGGACAGTCTTGTGTACTGCCGGCTCCACTTTGAGACACTCATACAAGGGGAATATCAAGAGCATTTCAATCACGCGGGGGATGTAGACTCGGGCAAAGGACTTTGCGCGGGCATCGCGGGAAACTCCCCGGGGCTGCCCTACTACAACGGCGTCCGGACGGTGCAGAAAGGAAGGCCGAGGAAAAGGAAAAGTCCCGGGCCTGGAGCAGATATCGTGGCTTACAACGCAG CATTAAATTGCAATGAGGATGGGGACCACCTGGACCGGGACTCCCACTACTCCTCCAGCGCCAAGTCCAAGCGCATGCGGACCTCCTTCAAACACCACCAACTGAGGACCATGAAGTCCTACTTTGCCATCAACCACAATCCAGACGCCAAGGACCTGAAACAGCTGTCCCAGAAGACGGGTCTCTCCAAACGCGTGCTGCAG GTTTGGTTCCAAAACGCCCGGGCCAAGTTTCGACGGAACATTCTACGTCAGGAGAGCACAGGGCTGGACAAGCTGTTGGATGGGTCCACTCTATCAGGGGGGTCGCCTTCAGGCCCCCCCTCCGAGCTGTCCAACTCCTCAATGAGCCCTTCCAGTACCCATACCACCCTCACGGACCTGACCAGCCCCTCTATGACATCGGCTAACCCTGTACTGACCGCCGTGCCGGGGGGCATGGACCCCCATGACTCCATGAGAATAAGCCCTTCCCAGAACACCCTTACCAGCCTTTTCTGA
- the LOC129863646 gene encoding LIM/homeobox protein Lhx2-like isoform X3 — translation MLFHGLLGGEMQGVIYEMGRRAKGDSTAISSAIDMGETETGMRSINSGRVALCAGCGGKISDRYYLLAVDKQWHMRCLKCCECKLNLESELTCFSKDGSIYCKEDYYSRRFSVQRCARCHLGISASEMVMRARDLVYHLSCFTCTSCNKMLTTGDHFGMRDSLVYCRLHFETLIQGEYQEHFNHAGDVDSGKGLCAGIAGNSPGLPYYNGVRTVQKGRPRKRKSPGPGADIVAYNAALNCNEDGDHLDRDSHYSSSAKSKRMRTSFKHHQLRTMKSYFAINHNPDAKDLKQLSQKTGLSKRVLQVWFQNARAKFRRNILRQESTGLDKLLDGSTLSGGSPSGPPSELSNSSMSPSSTHTTLTDLTSPSMTSANPVLTAVPGGMDPHDSMRISPSQNTLTSLF, via the exons ATGCTCTTCCACGGGCTGCTCGGAGGCGAGATGCAGGGGGTTATCTACGAGATGGGCCGGAGGGCGAAGGGCGATTCTACCGCCATCAGTTCGGCTATAGACATGGGAGAAACGGAGACG GGTATGAGGTCCATCAACAGCGGCCGTGTGGCCTTATGCGCGGGCTGCGGGGGGAAGATATCTGACCGCTACTACTTGCTTGCGGTTGACAAACAGTGGCACATGCGCTGTCTCAAGTGCTGCGAGTGCAAACTCAACCTCGAGTCCGAGCTTACCTGTTTCAGTAAAGACGGCAGCATCTATTGCAAAGAAGATTACTACAG CAGGAGGTTTTCCGTCCAGAGGTGCGCCCGTTGCCATCTCGGGATCTCGGCGTCGGAGATGGTCATGCGGGCGAGGGACTTGGTCTATCACTTGAGCTGTTTCACCTGTACAAGCTGCAACAAAATGCTCACGACCGGAGACCACTTCGGAATGCGGGACAGTCTTGTGTACTGCCGGCTCCACTTTGAGACACTCATACAAGGGGAATATCAAGAGCATTTCAATCACGCGGGGGATGTAGACTCGGGCAAAGGACTTTGCGCGGGCATCGCGGGAAACTCCCCGGGGCTGCCCTACTACAACGGCGTCCGGACGGTGCAGAAAGGAAGGCCGAGGAAAAGGAAAAGTCCCGGGCCTGGAGCAGATATCGTGGCTTACAACGCAG CATTAAATTGCAATGAGGATGGGGACCACCTGGACCGGGACTCCCACTACTCCTCCAGCGCCAAGTCCAAGCGCATGCGGACCTCCTTCAAACACCACCAACTGAGGACCATGAAGTCCTACTTTGCCATCAACCACAATCCAGACGCCAAGGACCTGAAACAGCTGTCCCAGAAGACGGGTCTCTCCAAACGCGTGCTGCAG GTTTGGTTCCAAAACGCCCGGGCCAAGTTTCGACGGAACATTCTACGTCAGGAGAGCACAGGGCTGGACAAGCTGTTGGATGGGTCCACTCTATCAGGGGGGTCGCCTTCAGGCCCCCCCTCCGAGCTGTCCAACTCCTCAATGAGCCCTTCCAGTACCCATACCACCCTCACGGACCTGACCAGCCCCTCTATGACATCGGCTAACCCTGTACTGACCGCCGTGCCGGGGGGCATGGACCCCCATGACTCCATGAGAATAAGCCCTTCCCAGAACACCCTTACCAGCCTTTTCTGA